The Bacillaceae bacterium IKA-2 DNA window CGTTTAATTTCCTGAAATGTTTCCTGCCCATTTTTTAAAATTTGTGTTTTGGTATGCATGTCTATATTAGTTAGGGGTACCTGCTCCAAATAGCGAGCAAAACCAAGCTGGTGTTCATTAAGCTTAGAAACATCGGGCGTCTCTTTTCGCTTACTCAGTGTTTCGAATAGCAAGTGATCGCTGCTGCGCTTACTTTTAAAGATATAACTTTTTATTAATAATTGACCAGAATACACATAGAAGATATATCCTAATACAGGTAAGAGTACCAAAATGTAAATCCATAAAAGCGTGTTTTGAGACGTGCGATTTTGGAGCATTAAGTAGATAATCGTCTTCAAAATTATCAGCGCATAAAGAACGATACAGAAAGATTTCCAAAGTACAGGGATTTCTGTATAAAAAACTAAATATACCGAATAAATCATTATGATGACAAAGATAAATTCTATTCTTCCTTTATACATAGCTAGATTCTCCTAATTTCTAAAATGAAATGGCCTTTCCATAAAAGGTTAAGATTAATAAAACCGAGATGCCAAACATGTTGCTTTGTTGAATTAAATCTATTTGAATTCCACTTAAGTATTCTAACTTTAAATAACAGATTAGGGAAATGTATGATACCTGAAAGGTTTAAAAAATTTCCTGATGGGGAAATGATTAACTAGTAACAGGAGCAATTACAAGGAGGAATAAACAAAATGAGTAATGATAAATTAACAGGAAAAGTGGATAAAGTGAAAGGTAATGTAAAAGAGCAGTGGGGTAAAACAACAAAAAATCAATCATTAGAACAGGAAGGGAAAAATGATCAACTAAAAGGTAAGGTAAAGATAGGAATCGGGAAAATAAAGGAAACGATCAATAAAATTAGTAAGAAAACAAAGCATAAATAATTGTGACGTAGTGGAAACGAAAAGTATAAAGATACAATTAAGTAAAAAAAGGGTACTTTAGATGGTGCGAAGCAATGTCTCAACCCGAAAAACTGTTTCATTGAGATGTTTGACTGACTATTATTAAAATAATCTACTAGCTGTCACTATAACTGCTAGTAGATTAATAGATATTCTCATAGAAAAATAGAGTTTTTACCGAAAAATCAACGTTACTGACTACTTTTACAAATTAAGATAAAACAAAGCGGTCTTGATTCCTCGTTTAAACCTGAGGGATTAATTTGTTTTTCCGATTCGTTAGTGTCTCGTTATCGGGTTCTTTATGACACTTCGATTATACAGATGAAGCGAGACTAATTTAAGTTAAATAATTCCAAATAAAACTTATTACTACGATTGCACCGATAACCATTAATATAGTTCGTATCATTCTTATCAGCTCCTTTTATTACTATCATTGTGATAATTTCCTTGATTATATATTTTTTCTACATGGGTGAACTTCTAATTTTACTGTATTTTGTCGATTTACTGATATAAAGCTTATCATACTTTCCCAGAGAGTCTATACACAAACAACTTCAGATGCAAAATCTTATAATATAGTTCACTATAACACCCCACAAGAAGAGATTAAAGGAAGATTAGAATAATAAGTATGTTAATAATTGGTAAAATATGATCATATTGGTATGAGATTAAAACTGCTATCCCTATAAGGGCAGCTACACTTTATGAGAACTCGTTCTAAAAGACCAAAAAAGACTATGGTTTTGGGAAAAGTTATATTTTCCTTACGCATCCTACAAATAGAGAGGTGGTACATCTTGGAGGGGAATAAATTCATTGGCTATGTAGTTCGAGTCTTTATAGTTGTTGTTTTGGTTGTTTTAGGGTTAATGGCCTTATATTATTCCTTTAATTTAACGTATCCTTTTTTAATTGCCTTCGCCTTAGCGTTCATCATTAATCCTTTAGTAAATTTTTTGGAGAAAAAGGGAAAGCTTCCGCGCAGTCTATCTGTTTTGCTAAGTATATTATTCTTATTTGGTGTTGTAGGTAGTATTATCACATTTATTATTTTAAAGATAATTGATAGGTTTAATTATTTTTCGCAAAAATTACCCAATTATATTGAAATGTTTTTTTTGCAACTGCAATCTTTTTTTATCAACTCGATTCTTCCCTTTTGGGAGACTGTGTTAGGTTTGTTCAATGAACTCGACGAACCTCAAAAAAAGGCTATTCAAGATAATACACAACAAATAGGACTGCAATTCGGTACTATTCTTGGTAGGTTTGGTGAAACAGTAGCTAACATTTTGTCACAGTTTGTAGGGGCACTGCCAATAACATTAACAGCTTTAGTTTTTATCATCATTGCCTTATTTTTTATTAGTAAGGATTGGTATAAGTTAGGAAAGCTTGCACGAAAACGAATTCCTAATACCTTTTTTGAAATAAGTTCCGTTATTAGTAAAGACTTAAAATCGAAATTAGTAGGATATTTGTTTGCCCAATTAATTCTAATTAGTATGACAGCGACTATTACATTTATAGGTTTACTAATTCTTCGAGTTGAACAGCCTTTTACAATTGCACTTATTGCTGGTATGGTCGATATAGTACCGTATTTAGGTACAGGTATAATATTTGTTCCGTGGCTTATTTATTGTTTTATTACGGGCAATTATTTTCTTGGTATAGGTTTAAGCGTTTTATATACAGTAACAATTATTCAAAGACAGTTAGCCGAACCAAAGGTATTATCTTCAAAACTTGGTTTAAATCCACTTGCGATGCTAATTTCATTATTTGTCGGAATTCAGCTTTTCGGAGTTATCGGGCTTATGATTGGACCAGTATTACTTGTAATCTTAGTATCGTTATATCATGCCGGTGTATTTAGTAATATATGGATGTTTATTAAAGCTGAAAAAGCATCGATTTAAACTTCACTGTGACAACTCGGGGACAGGTCCCTTTTCCCCAAAGAATTAAGAAAAAGTAACTGTAACAACCTGAAAAACCTTGTTTCACGAGAATGAAGTGGATATAAAATTGTGAAAATGTTAGCAAGGGAAAGCTCTGTGGAGAAAAAATCTGCGGAGCTTTTTTTTGCGTTTTATTAGAGCCGATTGTACGTCGTTTTTCGAACTTCTGCAACGGGCATACCTGCTAAAGTTTTGTTTTGATTTAAATTATTTTAAGTG harbors:
- the ytvI gene encoding sporulation integral membrane protein YtvI; this translates as MEGNKFIGYVVRVFIVVVLVVLGLMALYYSFNLTYPFLIAFALAFIINPLVNFLEKKGKLPRSLSVLLSILFLFGVVGSIITFIILKIIDRFNYFSQKLPNYIEMFFLQLQSFFINSILPFWETVLGLFNELDEPQKKAIQDNTQQIGLQFGTILGRFGETVANILSQFVGALPITLTALVFIIIALFFISKDWYKLGKLARKRIPNTFFEISSVISKDLKSKLVGYLFAQLILISMTATITFIGLLILRVEQPFTIALIAGMVDIVPYLGTGIIFVPWLIYCFITGNYFLGIGLSVLYTVTIIQRQLAEPKVLSSKLGLNPLAMLISLFVGIQLFGVIGLMIGPVLLVILVSLYHAGVFSNIWMFIKAEKASI
- a CDS encoding CsbD family protein, coding for MSNDKLTGKVDKVKGNVKEQWGKTTKNQSLEQEGKNDQLKGKVKIGIGKIKETINKISKKTKHK